A single region of the Rhinoraja longicauda isolate Sanriku21f chromosome 12, sRhiLon1.1, whole genome shotgun sequence genome encodes:
- the LOC144598660 gene encoding superoxide dismutase [Cu-Zn]-like, which translates to MKGVCVLRGAGDVSGTVNFEQVSDEPVTMTGSITGLTPGKHGFHVHAFGDNTNGCISAGPHYDPFTKKHGGPADEERHVGDLGNVVANDSGVATIEMTDKMISLSGEMSIIGRTLVVHEKEDDLGKGGNAESTRTGNAGIRLACGVIGIASE; encoded by the exons ATGAAAGGTGTTTGTGTGCTGCGTGGAGCCGGCGATGTCAGCGGGACCGTTAACTTCGAACAAGTT TCAGACGAACCTGTGACAATGACAGGAAGCATCACTGGGTTAACCCCTGGGAAACATGGATTCCACGTTCATGCTTTTGGAGATAATACGAATG GTTGTATCAGTGCAGGACCACATTACGACCCTTTTACAAAAAAGCATGGTGGACCAGCTGACGAAGAAAG ACATGTTGGTGATCTTGGCAATGTGGTGGCGAATGACTCTGGAGTGGCCACTATTGAAATGACGGATAAAATGATCAGTCTATCAGGAGAAATGTCCATTATTGGTCGTACACTTGTG GTTCATGAGAAAGAAGATGACTTGGGCAAAGGAGGAAATGCAGAAAGCACccgaacaggaaatgctggaatacGCTTAGCCTGTGGTGTGATTGGAATTGCCAGTGAATGA